In a genomic window of Pseudomonas mohnii:
- the gcvP gene encoding aminomethyl-transferring glycine dehydrogenase, protein MTTLLDTRNEFIARHIGPRAGDEQAMLNSLGFDSLEALSASVIPDSIKGTSVLGLEDGLSEADALALIKGIAAKNQLFKTYIGQGYYGTHTPSPILRNLLENPAWYTAYTPYQPEISQGRLEALLNFQTLISDLTGLPIANASLLDEATAAAEAMTFCKRLSKNKGSHQFFASVHCHPQTLDVLRTRAEPLGIEVVVGDERELSDVTPFFGALLQYPASNGDVFDYRALTERFHAANALVAVAADLLALTLLTPPGEFGADVAIGSAQRFGVPLGFGGPHAAYFSTKDAFKRDMPGRLVGVSVDRFGKPALRLAMQTREQHIRREKATSNICTAQVLLANIASMYAVYHGPKGLTQIANRVHQLTAILAKGLSALGLNVEQEHFFDTLTIKTGADTAKLHEQAHARQINLRVVDAERLGLSLDETSTQADVETLWALLSNGQTLPDFAALAAATQATIPAALVRQSPILSHPVFNRYHSETELMRYLRKLADKDLALDRTMIPLGSCTMKLNAASEMIPVTWAEFGALHPFAPAEQSAGYQQLTDELEAMLCAATGYDAISLQPNAGSQGEYAGLLAIRAYHQSRGEDRRDICLIPSSAHGTNPATANMAGMRVVVTACDARGNVDIEDLRTKAIEHREHLAALMITYPSTHGVFEEGIREICGIIHDNGGQVYIDGANMNAMVGLCAPGKFGGDVSHLNLHKTFCIPHGGGGPGVGPIGVKSHLAPFLPGHAQMDRKEGAVCAAPFGSASILPITWMYIRMMGGAGLKRASQLAILNANYISRRLEEHYPVLYTGSNGLVAHECILDLRPLKDSSGISVDDVAKRLIDFGFHAPTMSFPVAGTLMIEPTESESKEELDRFCDAMIRIREEIRAVENGTLDKDDNPLKNAPHTAAELVGEWSHPYSREQAVYPLDTLIDAKYWPPVGRVDNVFGDRNLICACPSIAEYA, encoded by the coding sequence ATGACCACCCTCCTCGACACCCGTAACGAATTCATCGCCCGCCACATCGGCCCGCGCGCCGGTGACGAGCAAGCGATGCTCAACAGCCTCGGCTTCGATTCCCTCGAAGCCCTGAGCGCCAGCGTCATTCCCGACAGCATCAAGGGCACCAGCGTGCTCGGCCTGGAAGACGGCCTGAGCGAAGCCGACGCCCTGGCGCTGATCAAAGGCATCGCGGCCAAGAACCAGCTGTTCAAGACCTACATTGGCCAGGGTTACTACGGCACCCACACGCCGTCGCCGATCCTGCGCAACCTGCTGGAAAACCCGGCCTGGTACACCGCCTACACCCCGTACCAGCCGGAAATTTCCCAGGGTCGTCTCGAAGCGCTGCTGAACTTCCAGACCCTGATCAGCGACCTCACCGGCCTGCCGATCGCCAACGCCTCGCTGCTCGACGAAGCCACCGCCGCCGCCGAAGCCATGACTTTCTGCAAGCGCCTGAGCAAGAACAAGGGCAGCCACCAGTTCTTCGCCTCCGTGCATTGCCACCCGCAGACCCTCGACGTGCTGCGCACCCGTGCCGAGCCGCTGGGCATCGAGGTGGTGGTCGGTGATGAGCGCGAACTGAGCGACGTGACGCCGTTCTTCGGCGCCCTGCTGCAGTACCCGGCGAGCAACGGTGATGTGTTCGACTACCGCGCATTGACCGAGCGTTTCCACGCCGCCAACGCCCTGGTGGCCGTGGCCGCCGACCTGCTGGCCCTGACCCTGCTGACCCCGCCGGGCGAGTTCGGCGCCGACGTGGCCATCGGCAGCGCCCAACGCTTCGGCGTGCCGCTGGGCTTCGGCGGCCCGCACGCGGCGTACTTCTCCACCAAGGATGCGTTCAAGCGCGACATGCCGGGCCGCCTGGTCGGTGTCTCGGTGGACCGTTTCGGCAAGCCGGCCTTGCGTCTGGCGATGCAGACCCGCGAGCAACACATCCGTCGCGAGAAGGCCACGTCCAACATCTGCACCGCGCAGGTGCTGCTGGCCAACATCGCCAGCATGTACGCCGTCTACCACGGCCCGAAAGGCCTGACGCAGATCGCCAACCGCGTGCATCAGCTGACCGCGATCCTGGCCAAGGGCTTGAGCGCTTTGGGCCTGAACGTTGAGCAGGAACACTTCTTCGACACGCTGACGATCAAGACCGGCGCCGACACCGCGAAACTGCACGAACAGGCGCACGCCCGGCAGATCAACCTGCGCGTGGTCGACGCCGAGCGTCTGGGCCTGTCCCTCGACGAAACCAGCACCCAGGCCGACGTCGAAACCCTGTGGGCCTTGCTGTCCAACGGCCAAACCCTGCCGGACTTCGCCGCCCTTGCCGCCGCCACTCAAGCGACGATCCCGGCCGCGCTGGTGCGTCAGTCGCCGATCCTCAGCCACCCGGTGTTCAACCGCTATCACTCGGAAACCGAGCTGATGCGCTACCTGCGCAAACTGGCGGACAAGGACCTGGCGCTCGATCGCACCATGATCCCGCTGGGCTCGTGCACCATGAAACTCAACGCCGCCAGCGAAATGATCCCGGTGACCTGGGCCGAGTTCGGCGCGCTGCACCCGTTCGCCCCGGCCGAGCAAAGCGCCGGCTACCAGCAACTGACCGACGAACTGGAAGCGATGCTCTGCGCCGCCACCGGTTACGACGCGATCTCTCTGCAGCCGAACGCCGGTTCCCAAGGCGAGTACGCTGGCCTGCTGGCCATTCGTGCCTACCACCAGAGCCGTGGCGAAGACCGCCGCGACATCTGCCTGATCCCGTCGTCGGCCCACGGCACCAACCCGGCCACCGCCAACATGGCCGGCATGCGCGTGGTGGTCACCGCCTGCGATGCCCGTGGCAACGTCGACATCGAAGACCTGCGCACCAAGGCCATCGAGCACCGCGAACACCTCGCCGCGCTGATGATCACCTACCCGTCGACCCACGGTGTGTTCGAGGAAGGCATCCGCGAAATCTGCGGCATCATTCATGACAACGGCGGCCAGGTGTACATCGACGGCGCCAACATGAACGCCATGGTCGGCCTCTGCGCGCCGGGCAAGTTCGGCGGCGACGTCTCGCACCTGAACCTGCACAAGACCTTCTGCATTCCCCACGGCGGTGGCGGCCCGGGCGTCGGCCCGATCGGTGTGAAATCGCACCTGGCGCCGTTCCTGCCAGGTCACGCGCAGATGGACCGCAAAGAAGGCGCGGTGTGCGCCGCGCCATTCGGCAGCGCGAGCATCCTGCCGATCACCTGGATGTACATCCGCATGATGGGCGGCGCCGGCCTCAAGCGCGCCTCGCAGCTGGCGATCCTCAACGCCAACTACATTTCCCGTCGCCTCGAAGAGCACTACCCGGTGCTCTACACCGGCAGCAACGGCCTGGTGGCCCACGAGTGCATCCTCGACCTGCGCCCGCTGAAAGACAGCAGCGGCATCAGCGTCGACGACGTGGCCAAGCGCCTGATCGACTTTGGCTTTCACGCCCCGACCATGTCGTTCCCGGTGGCCGGCACGCTGATGATCGAGCCGACCGAAAGCGAATCCAAAGAAGAACTGGACCGTTTCTGCGACGCCATGATCCGCATCCGCGAAGAAATCCGCGCGGTGGAAAACGGCACCCTGGACAAGGACGACAACCCGCTGAAAAACGCCCCGCACACCGCGGCGGAGCTGGTGGGCGAGTGGTCG
- the gcvH gene encoding glycine cleavage system protein GcvH yields MSELRFTVDHEWLRTEADGTVTVGITAFAQQALGDVVFVQVPELGGFDAGTEVSVLESVKAASSIGMPLDGEVVEVNSALDANPELVNEDPLGEGWFFRFQPADASAIARLLDQAAYERLIQDQTDA; encoded by the coding sequence ATGAGCGAATTGCGTTTTACCGTCGACCACGAATGGCTGCGCACCGAAGCTGACGGCACGGTCACCGTTGGCATTACCGCTTTTGCCCAACAGGCGCTGGGGGATGTGGTGTTTGTACAGGTGCCCGAACTGGGCGGCTTCGACGCCGGCACCGAAGTGTCGGTGCTGGAGTCGGTGAAGGCCGCCAGCAGCATCGGCATGCCGCTGGACGGTGAGGTGGTGGAAGTGAATTCGGCGCTCGACGCCAACCCTGAGTTGGTCAACGAAGATCCGCTGGGAGAAGGCTGGTTCTTCCGCTTCCAGCCTGCTGACGCTTCGGCGATCGCCCGCTTGCTCGATCAAGCCGCTTACGAACGCCTGATCCAAGACCAGACCGACGCGTGA
- a CDS encoding sigma-54-dependent transcriptional regulator, with the protein MRIHVTFIDRVGITQEVLALLGGRSFNLDAVEMVPPNVYIDAPTLGAEVLEELREALFGVRGVQAVTLVDILPGQRRRLQLDALLAASSDPVLAVDERGHVLLANPALIALCGREPAGEALDALFDDPDLQPTLIAQGFRLPMREVSLGGHTLLLDAMPITDAGALLTLYQPNRIGERLSALHHDHAEGFDALLGESPPIRALKARAQRVAALDAPLLIQGETGTGKELVARACHAISGRCEKPFLALNCAALPESLAESELFGYAPGAFTGAQRGGKLGLLELADQGTVFLDEVGEMSPYLQAKLLRFLSDGCFRRVGGDREVKVNVRILSATHRNLEKMVSEGHFREDLFYRLNVLNLQVPPLRERGHDILLMAQHFMQQACAQIQRPVCRLAPSTFPALLGNRWPGNVRQLQNVIFRAAAICENPLVDLDDLDIARTAVERQNDGEVGSLEEAVEGFEKNLLEQLYRSYPSSRLLAARLQTSHSAIAIRLRKYGIPNKA; encoded by the coding sequence ATGCGCATCCACGTCACCTTCATCGACCGCGTCGGCATCACCCAGGAAGTCCTGGCCCTGCTGGGCGGACGCAGCTTCAACCTCGACGCCGTGGAGATGGTGCCGCCGAACGTCTATATCGATGCCCCGACCCTCGGCGCCGAAGTCCTGGAGGAGTTGCGCGAAGCCCTCTTCGGCGTGCGTGGCGTGCAAGCGGTGACCCTGGTCGACATCCTTCCGGGGCAACGCCGGCGCCTGCAACTGGATGCCTTGCTCGCCGCCAGTTCCGACCCGGTGCTGGCGGTGGATGAACGTGGTCATGTGCTGCTGGCCAACCCGGCGCTGATCGCCCTGTGCGGCCGCGAGCCGGCCGGTGAAGCGCTGGACGCGCTGTTCGATGATCCCGACTTGCAACCGACGCTGATCGCCCAGGGCTTCCGCCTGCCCATGCGCGAAGTCAGCCTCGGCGGCCACACCTTGCTGCTCGACGCCATGCCGATCACCGATGCCGGCGCCCTGCTCACCCTCTATCAACCGAACCGCATCGGCGAACGCCTCTCGGCGCTGCATCACGATCACGCCGAAGGCTTCGATGCGCTGCTGGGCGAGTCGCCGCCGATCCGTGCGCTGAAGGCACGGGCCCAGCGGGTGGCGGCCCTGGATGCGCCGCTGTTGATCCAGGGCGAAACCGGCACCGGCAAGGAACTGGTGGCCCGCGCCTGCCACGCCATCAGCGGCCGATGCGAAAAGCCTTTCCTGGCGCTCAATTGCGCGGCACTGCCGGAAAGCCTGGCCGAAAGCGAGCTGTTCGGCTACGCCCCCGGCGCCTTCACCGGCGCCCAGCGGGGCGGCAAACTCGGGCTGCTGGAACTGGCCGACCAGGGCACGGTGTTCCTCGACGAAGTGGGGGAAATGTCGCCGTACCTGCAGGCCAAGTTGTTGCGCTTTTTGAGCGATGGTTGCTTCCGTCGCGTGGGCGGCGATCGCGAGGTCAAGGTCAACGTGCGGATCCTCAGCGCCACCCACCGCAACCTGGAAAAAATGGTCAGCGAAGGTCACTTTCGCGAAGACCTGTTTTACCGCCTCAACGTGCTCAACCTGCAAGTGCCGCCGCTGCGCGAACGCGGCCATGACATCCTGCTGATGGCCCAGCACTTCATGCAGCAAGCGTGCGCACAGATCCAGCGACCGGTCTGCCGCCTGGCACCCAGCACCTTTCCCGCCCTGCTCGGCAACCGCTGGCCGGGCAATGTGCGGCAACTGCAAAACGTGATCTTCCGCGCGGCGGCCATTTGCGAAAACCCGTTGGTCGACCTCGACGACCTCGACATTGCGCGCACGGCAGTGGAACGCCAGAACGATGGCGAAGTGGGTAGCCTCGAAGAGGCTGTCGAAGGTTTTGAAAAGAACCTGCTGGAGCAGCTGTATCGCAGCTATCCGTCCAGTCGATTGCTCGCAGCACGCTTGCAGACCTCCCACAGCGCCATCGCCATTCGCTTGCGCAAGTACGGGATTCCCAACAAGGCCTGA
- a CDS encoding LysR family transcriptional regulator produces the protein MIQLHDVDLKLLRVFATIVRCGGFSAAQAALNAGQSTISEQMTHLETRLGVKLCQRGRSGFRLTEQGVAIHEATQRLLSAVENFCMDADVLKQHISGKLNLGIIDTTITDPDSPIPRTTQRFVSRGHDVHLNVYVGTPAELEERVLDGRLHLAIGHFPIHVPGLLHSPLYQEALGLYCGRRHPLFGNQAEGEELLEEIAASRIVVRGYMQQYDLEHLGVSKAAATVDNIEALAILIISGAYLGFLPAHFAAQWIKTGEMHQLAPGSLQLMSPFDVITRRGTAPPPILQAFLEDLAACSRKAPAPEQH, from the coding sequence GTGATTCAACTGCATGATGTCGACCTGAAACTGCTCAGGGTGTTTGCCACCATTGTCCGCTGCGGCGGCTTCTCGGCCGCGCAGGCGGCGCTGAACGCCGGCCAGTCGACCATCAGCGAACAGATGACCCATCTGGAAACCCGACTCGGGGTCAAGCTCTGCCAGCGCGGACGCAGCGGTTTTCGTCTGACCGAGCAAGGCGTGGCGATCCACGAAGCCACCCAGCGCCTGCTCTCGGCGGTGGAAAATTTCTGCATGGACGCCGACGTGCTCAAACAGCACATCAGCGGCAAGCTCAACCTGGGGATCATCGACACCACCATCACCGACCCCGACTCGCCGATCCCGCGCACTACCCAGCGCTTCGTCTCCCGTGGGCACGATGTGCACCTCAACGTCTACGTCGGCACCCCCGCCGAACTGGAAGAGCGCGTGCTCGACGGGCGCCTGCACCTGGCCATCGGGCACTTCCCGATCCACGTGCCGGGGTTGCTGCATTCGCCGCTGTACCAGGAAGCGCTGGGGCTGTATTGCGGGCGGCGGCATCCGCTGTTCGGCAACCAGGCCGAAGGTGAGGAATTGCTCGAAGAGATCGCCGCGAGCCGCATTGTCGTGCGCGGCTACATGCAGCAATACGACCTGGAACACCTGGGCGTCAGCAAGGCGGCGGCGACCGTGGACAACATCGAAGCCCTGGCGATTCTGATCATCTCCGGCGCCTACCTGGGCTTTCTGCCAGCGCATTTCGCCGCGCAGTGGATCAAGACCGGCGAGATGCACCAACTGGCGCCCGGCAGCTTGCAGCTGATGTCGCCATTCGACGTGATCACTCGCCGAGGCACGGCGCCACCGCCGATTTTGCAGGCGTTTCTCGAAGACCTGGCGGCCTGTTCCCGCAAGGCGCCTGCACCCGAGCAGCATTGA
- the speB gene encoding agmatinase, translating to MSNNGYESGRLNLPFVGHCTFGKSPVCTDWDALDADVAVLGVPNDMGTQWRSGARFGPRGIREASTLFSFGHAGAYDHEDDVMYLTAADVSMVDVGDADIVHTDMETSNKNTEYAVRKILDAGVMPVVLGGDHSVHAPVIKAFEGRGPIHIIHFDAHLDFVDERHGVRYGHGNPLRRASEMNHIVGMTQMGIRNVSSSNRDDYEAAHEAGSKILSVRDVRRLGVEGVLALIPQNINYYITIDIDGFDPSIAPGTGTPSHGGFLYYEVLEIIQALAKRSQGNIVGMDLVEVAPVYDPTGMTSILAAQLLLNSIGFIFHERGKVRAAQSEATPA from the coding sequence ATGTCGAACAATGGTTATGAATCCGGTCGCCTGAACCTGCCATTCGTGGGTCATTGCACCTTTGGCAAATCCCCGGTGTGCACCGACTGGGATGCCCTGGATGCCGACGTCGCGGTGCTCGGCGTGCCCAATGACATGGGTACCCAGTGGCGCTCCGGCGCACGCTTCGGACCACGCGGGATTCGTGAAGCATCGACGCTGTTTTCCTTCGGCCATGCCGGCGCCTACGACCACGAAGACGACGTGATGTACCTGACCGCCGCCGACGTGAGCATGGTCGACGTGGGGGATGCCGACATCGTCCACACCGATATGGAAACCAGCAACAAGAACACTGAGTACGCGGTACGCAAGATTCTCGATGCCGGTGTGATGCCGGTGGTGCTCGGTGGCGATCACTCGGTGCACGCCCCGGTCATCAAGGCTTTCGAAGGCCGTGGCCCGATCCACATCATCCACTTCGATGCGCACCTGGATTTCGTCGACGAGCGCCACGGCGTGCGCTACGGCCATGGCAACCCGCTGCGCCGCGCCTCGGAAATGAACCACATCGTCGGCATGACCCAAATGGGCATCCGCAATGTGTCCTCGTCCAACCGCGACGACTACGAAGCGGCTCATGAAGCCGGCTCGAAAATCCTTTCGGTACGCGATGTGCGCCGCCTGGGCGTCGAAGGCGTGCTGGCGCTGATCCCGCAGAACATCAACTACTACATCACCATCGACATCGACGGTTTCGACCCGTCCATCGCTCCTGGCACCGGCACCCCGAGCCACGGTGGCTTCCTCTACTACGAAGTGCTGGAAATCATCCAGGCCCTGGCCAAGCGCAGCCAAGGCAACATCGTCGGCATGGACCTGGTGGAAGTGGCACCGGTGTACGACCCGACCGGCATGACCTCGATCCTCGCCGCGCAACTGCTGCTCAACAGCATCGGCTTCATCTTCCACGAGCGGGGCAAGGTGCGTGCGGCCCAGAGCGAAGCCACTCCAGCCTGA
- a CDS encoding aldehyde dehydrogenase family protein, with amino-acid sequence MDTIVKSYLQKFGVSEATQTFLGKVQKMFIGGAWVEASDGQTSEVIEPSTEGVITRIPMGTTADLDRAVQAARAQFDGGAWRQAKPAERERMMQRLADLIEQNAAELAEIESIDMGKSVAFARDVDIQGTVDTLRYFAGWATKLHGRTVEPSLPGNYLAYTRKEAVGVVGAIVPWNFPLQTMAWKLGAALATGCTVVVKPAELTSLSALRFAELVQEAGIPDGVINIVTGRGSVVGAAMATHPGIDKLTFTGSTPVGRTVGRAALDDMKRLTLELGGKSPVIVFADADIPAAAQAVANGVFFNSGQVCDAGTRAYIHSSVYDDFLRELIAYTRTLKLAPGMDPDCFIGPLVSALQKQRVTEYIETGKQEGAQLVYGGQPVEGPGFFVEPTIFAHCRNDMRIVQEEIFGPVLVTAPFDDEEQALALANDSPYGLAAALYSNDLGKVHSLIPRLKAGSVYVNAHGTLDPSMPFGGYKQSGFGKDLGAEQLDYLLETKAVWITLPG; translated from the coding sequence ATGGACACGATCGTCAAAAGTTACCTGCAAAAGTTCGGCGTCAGCGAGGCCACCCAGACCTTTCTCGGCAAGGTCCAGAAAATGTTCATCGGCGGCGCCTGGGTCGAGGCCAGCGATGGCCAGACGTCCGAAGTCATCGAGCCATCCACCGAAGGTGTGATTACGCGCATTCCCATGGGCACCACCGCTGATCTGGACCGTGCCGTGCAAGCCGCCCGCGCCCAGTTCGACGGCGGCGCCTGGCGCCAGGCCAAACCGGCCGAACGCGAGCGGATGATGCAACGCCTGGCCGACCTGATCGAACAGAACGCCGCCGAACTGGCGGAAATCGAATCGATCGACATGGGCAAGTCGGTCGCCTTCGCCAGGGACGTCGATATCCAGGGCACCGTCGATACCCTGCGCTACTTCGCCGGTTGGGCCACCAAGCTGCACGGGCGTACCGTCGAGCCGTCGCTGCCGGGCAATTACCTGGCCTACACCCGCAAGGAAGCGGTGGGCGTGGTCGGTGCCATCGTGCCGTGGAACTTCCCGCTGCAAACCATGGCCTGGAAACTGGGCGCGGCCCTGGCCACCGGTTGCACCGTGGTGGTGAAACCGGCCGAGTTGACTTCGCTGTCGGCCCTGCGTTTTGCCGAGCTGGTGCAGGAAGCGGGCATCCCGGACGGGGTGATCAACATCGTCACCGGGCGCGGCAGCGTGGTCGGCGCGGCCATGGCCACCCACCCTGGCATCGACAAACTGACCTTCACCGGCTCGACCCCGGTCGGCCGCACCGTGGGCCGTGCCGCGCTGGATGACATGAAGCGCCTGACCCTGGAACTGGGTGGCAAATCACCGGTCATCGTGTTCGCCGACGCCGACATTCCGGCGGCGGCGCAGGCGGTCGCCAACGGTGTGTTTTTCAACTCGGGACAGGTATGCGACGCCGGTACACGGGCCTATATTCACAGCAGTGTCTATGACGATTTCCTGCGCGAGCTGATCGCCTACACCCGCACCCTGAAGCTCGCGCCGGGGATGGACCCGGACTGCTTCATCGGCCCGCTGGTCTCGGCCCTGCAAAAGCAGCGCGTGACCGAGTACATCGAGACCGGCAAGCAGGAGGGCGCCCAACTGGTCTACGGCGGCCAACCGGTCGAGGGCCCTGGCTTCTTTGTCGAGCCGACCATTTTCGCCCATTGCCGCAATGACATGCGCATCGTCCAGGAGGAAATCTTCGGCCCGGTGCTGGTCACCGCACCCTTCGACGATGAGGAGCAGGCACTGGCGCTGGCCAATGACTCGCCCTATGGCCTGGCGGCGGCCCTGTATTCCAATGACCTGGGCAAGGTGCACAGCCTGATTCCCCGTCTGAAGGCAGGCTCGGTCTACGTCAACGCCCACGGCACCCTTGACCCGTCGATGCCGTTCGGCGGTTACAAGCAGTCCGGGTTCGGCAAGGACCTGGGCGCCGAGCAGCTCGACTACCTGCTCGAGACCAAGGCGGTGTGGATCACGCTGCCGGGCTGA
- a CDS encoding purine-cytosine permease family protein, whose translation MNTNAKSAPSVSVLDDKIVVESHSIDFIPEHERTDKLSSQGPFWFLGNFTFFTMTIGFVGPSVGLTALWTTLAGTLGIMFGTLFMAFHGSQGPHLGLPQMIQSRAQFGYRGVILVLLATLFVFAGFNIVNLVLMMQGLHTLFGFHPWAIAVAVTIPAALLAILGHDWMHRSFKWALYLSLPLYGLVTLAVLMGWVPDAALPALGAGEVAPAPLGFNWTGFIAQFAAAASYNIAYAPYVSDYSRYLPKNTSSGKLIAVVFLGASLSGAWMISVGGWLADHLHSTDVLVALGQVGNTVSPLMGTAVVVITILAFLPVIAMNIYSAKLTTLTCVDSIKHIEPTRKARILAIAFVILLQLGVALSIQSSGKGLSVLGIYLVVMLYFLVPWTSVNLTDYFFVRKGRYAIPHFFMPHGNIYGSWGLRGIAAYAIGFISMIPFFYIFDGVEQREVYVGPLAKALGSIDIAWLVGLIVSGVAYYWLSRSIDLKREEAVIQHIEKTSPQFTTGEKLTQSSKPVFNESTVRR comes from the coding sequence ATGAACACTAACGCCAAGTCCGCCCCGAGCGTGTCGGTCCTCGATGACAAAATCGTCGTCGAAAGCCATTCGATCGATTTCATCCCCGAGCACGAGCGCACCGACAAACTGTCGAGCCAGGGCCCGTTCTGGTTTCTCGGCAACTTCACCTTCTTCACCATGACCATCGGCTTCGTCGGTCCAAGCGTCGGCCTGACCGCGCTCTGGACCACGCTGGCCGGTACGCTGGGCATCATGTTCGGCACGCTGTTCATGGCCTTTCATGGCTCGCAAGGCCCGCACCTGGGCCTGCCACAGATGATCCAGTCCCGTGCGCAGTTCGGTTATCGCGGGGTGATTCTGGTGCTGTTGGCGACACTGTTCGTGTTCGCCGGCTTCAACATCGTCAACCTGGTGTTGATGATGCAAGGCCTGCACACACTATTCGGGTTCCACCCCTGGGCGATTGCGGTGGCGGTGACGATACCGGCCGCGTTGCTGGCGATCCTCGGCCATGACTGGATGCACCGCAGCTTCAAATGGGCGCTGTACCTGTCGTTGCCACTGTACGGTCTGGTGACGCTGGCGGTGCTGATGGGCTGGGTGCCGGATGCGGCGTTGCCGGCGCTCGGCGCCGGAGAAGTGGCCCCGGCACCACTGGGGTTCAACTGGACCGGTTTCATCGCGCAATTCGCCGCCGCGGCGAGCTACAACATCGCTTACGCCCCGTACGTGTCGGACTACTCGCGCTACCTGCCGAAGAACACCTCCAGCGGCAAGCTGATTGCGGTGGTTTTCCTGGGCGCTTCGTTGTCCGGTGCCTGGATGATTTCCGTGGGGGGCTGGCTGGCCGATCACCTGCACTCGACCGACGTGCTGGTGGCCCTCGGACAAGTCGGCAATACCGTGTCGCCGCTGATGGGCACGGCGGTCGTGGTGATCACCATCCTGGCGTTCCTGCCGGTGATCGCGATGAACATCTACAGCGCCAAGCTGACCACGCTGACCTGCGTCGACTCGATCAAGCACATCGAGCCGACCCGCAAGGCGCGGATCCTCGCCATCGCCTTTGTGATCCTGTTGCAACTGGGCGTGGCCCTGAGCATCCAGAGTTCCGGCAAGGGCCTGTCGGTGCTCGGCATCTACCTGGTGGTGATGCTGTACTTCCTGGTGCCCTGGACCTCGGTCAACCTCACCGACTACTTCTTCGTGCGCAAGGGCCGCTACGCCATCCCGCATTTCTTCATGCCCCACGGCAACATCTATGGCAGCTGGGGCCTGCGTGGCATCGCTGCGTACGCCATCGGCTTCATCTCGATGATTCCGTTCTTCTACATCTTCGACGGCGTCGAGCAGCGCGAAGTGTATGTCGGCCCACTCGCCAAGGCCCTGGGCAGCATCGACATCGCCTGGCTGGTCGGGCTGATCGTATCGGGGGTGGCCTACTACTGGCTGAGCCGCTCCATCGATCTCAAGCGCGAAGAGGCGGTCATCCAGCACATCGAGAAAACGTCCCCGCAATTCACCACCGGCGAAAAATTGACCCAATCGTCGAAGCCCGTGTTCAACGAATCGACGGTCCGGAGATAA